From Ischnura elegans chromosome 13 unlocalized genomic scaffold, ioIscEleg1.1 SUPER_13_unloc_1, whole genome shotgun sequence, a single genomic window includes:
- the LOC124172545 gene encoding uncharacterized protein LOC124172545: MRYKSSLHTKTVNVVVRLGRLPEWISEQKTVKVLIKSQEYVITSLQSSLPWKEYRIMNSFCGKNLLPSQNQDLVNGQRLTHSTGGNVTVNFMGKLPDDINYSCKIIGACINPFLGFDFCHHATYLLNNEAFQCLRKVQENMDFVLGMAITEAQCSDEECIECSLLMDAPWLAASNPGGSLGIKEEEAADDNLGSSAERYNCLQFVNEGTSQLPCAVQTFDVYIPVLDCQETRPDAMFHVKKENEDPLSEGNNPVMYTPNPLEISRDVTDPLAADKLEVTFACVNRETRCHEVKNAGELPIK; encoded by the exons ATGAGATATAAATCATCATTACACACCAAAACTGTTAATGTGGTGGTGCGTCTGGGAAGACTTCCTGAATGGATCAGtgaacaaaaaacagtgaaagtgttgataaaatctcaggaATATGTAATTACCTCTCTACAATCTTCTCTACCATGGAAGGAGTATCGAATTATGAACAGCTTTTGTGGGAAAAACTTGTTGCCGTCACAAAACCAAGATTTGGTGAATGGTCAGAGGTTAACTCACTCTACTGGTGGGAACGTGACAGTGAATTTCATGGGCAAGTTACCTGATGACATAAATTATTCTTGTAAAATAATAGGGGCTTGCATTAACCCTTTCCTTGGATTTGATTTCTGTCATCATGCAACCTACTTACTGAACAATGAGGCCTTCCAGTGTCTTAGAAAAGTACAGGAGAACATGGATTTTGTGCTTGGTATGGCCATCACTGAAGCTCAGTGCTCTGATGAAGAGTGCATAGAATGTTCATTGCTGATGGATGCACCCTGGCTAGCAGCATCAAATCCTGGAGGCAGCCTG GGTATCAAAGAAGAAGAGGCAGCTGACGACAATTTAGGGTCTTCTGCTGAGAGATACAACTGCTTGCAATTTGTCAATGAAGGCACGTCACAGCTCCCATGTGCAGTCCAAACTTTTGATGTATACATTCCTGTGTTAGACTGCCAAGAAACGAGACCAGATGCtatg TTTCACGTGAAAAAGGAGAACGaggaccctctcagtgaagggaatAATCCTGTGATGTACACTCCAAATCCCCTGGAAATTTCAAGAGATGTAACAGATCCATTGGCAGCTGATAAATTG
- the LOC124172395 gene encoding uncharacterized protein LOC124172395 yields MPKYRLYLLNGGKVPRTTLYNRRKVQQRRAALQEGVNLQRQGTRNSTDYENGALEDEYNVGDSERFSCSYVSYDGSTSSSNSDCDVPSTAVREGQRRRKKRKSYKKPHCQYKKDISQPNTSEEGSGGISSDGSYSYSSQGLQGLNHSWSSVSAPPTPLGMQSTFSPCHSPTNVESQNPHSFPPESDDDDPFNRQYFEKLCPCTDVTAGDVIFMTLALGCRHGLTWAAQNDILRAFQSISGKRFPQKIQSLLKNFENYEVNVKFHILPCM; encoded by the exons ATGCCGAAATACCGGCTGTATTTGCTAAATGGAGGGAAAGTCCCGAGAACTACGCTTTACAACAGAAGGAAAGTTCAGCAGCGGAGAGCAGCGCTTCAAGAG GGAGTGAACCTCCAGAGACAAGGTACCAGGAATTCTACTGATTATGAAAATGGGGCCCTGGAAGATGAATACAAT GTAGGAGACTCCGAAAGATTCAGTTGCTCTTATGTCTCTTACGATGGCTCAACATCCTCGAGTAACTCTGATTGTGATGTTCCTTCAACGGCAGTTAGGGAA gGACAGAGGAGGAGAAAGAAGCGAAAGTCATACAAGAAGCCTCATTGTCAGTATAAAAAGGACATTTCTCAGCCCAATACTTCAGAAGAAGGCTCTGGTGGCATTTCTTCTGATGGATCCTATTCTTACTCTTCACAAGGTTTGCAAGGCTTGAACCATTCCTGGTCATCGGTATCTGCACCACCAACACCCCTTGGAATGCAATCCACCTTTTCACCCTGCCACTCTCCAACTAACGTTGAATCTCAGAACCCCCACAGTTTTCCCCCCgaaagtgatgatgatgacccaTTCAATAGGCAGTACTTTGAAAAGCTATGCCCATGCACTGATGTAACTGCTGGAGATGTCATTTTTATGACTTTAGCTTTGGGTTGTAGGCATGGATTAACTTGGGCAGCCCAGAATGACATTCTGAGAGCTTTCCAGTCAATTTCTGGTAAGAGATTTCCACAGAAAATTCAATCTCTGTTAAAGAattttgagaattatgaagtaaatgttaaatttcatattttgccatgtatgtga